The genomic region TAGAAAACAACAAAGCAATACCTAAAAATTTTAGGCTCAATGATGCACTGTTAAAACTGCGAGAAGACATGATTAACCCTGCACCAGCTATGGGTGGACCCATAGGACCTGCAGCTGCAATCAGAGCGGGAACAAGAGGAATAAAAGATGAGGGTATGGTGTAAATTGCTACTCCAGATCCATTGCTAAAAATTTGTAACTCACGAAAATTGCCTCCTAAAATAATTGACATCAACCCATGACTGATTTCATGAAACCAGGTTGCTAGTATGGTGAAGGGATATAAAATATAGTCTCCCATCGGTAATTGCCACAAAATAGCAGTGGTGACTGCTGCTCCCAATAACCAGCTTAAACCTGTAGACTCGATGTTTGAGGATTGGAGGAAAGTTGACAAGTTCTTTAGTTCTTTCATCGGAAGTTATCCAAGGCACTATTGTCACAGATATTGCTTCAAGTACCTATTTTAGCAAAAGTTTAGGCTATAATCGATCTGTTTTTGATTGATTTATAGCCTAAACTTTTCTCTGTTTTAAGAGAGTTGAAATAAGAAAGTTACCAAATCTCCTTTACCTAAACTAATGCGATCGCCTGGACGGAGACGGTGTCGATTTCCCGGTAACAATGGCAAATTATTAATATAAGTGCCATTGGAACTACCTACATCCTCTATATAATAAGCATCTCCCTCAACCCGAATATCGGCGTGAATTCGGGAAACGATTTCTGAATTAGAAAATCCAGCCACATCAATATCTGGGGGGATCCGGTCATTGGGCTTACCAATATGAATTACGGATAGATTTTGGGGTAATTCAACTTCTTGGTTACCTTGCAGGTGGAATAATCGCCCCACCACTTGTTGTAATTGAGTCGGTGATAGTTGTACAGATGGTATGGGAGCTGGTTCTGACGCTGTGAGTACTGGTGCTACTACCGGTTCAGGTACTGGCACTATTGGTAATATGGGACCAGCAACTGGTTCTGGGGGTGTGCTGACTAAAGTAGGTGGCACACTGTAAATTGTGGGGGGCTGGGTACTGATTCCCAAGGGATCAGATTGTAGTAACTCTAACATGGGGTCAGGAGTAACTAAAGGTGGTACCTCTACGGAAGTGGGGGTTACTACTACAGTTGGTTCGGTGACTACGGGGGTGGAGCGCAAGTTATAACCACATTGACCGCAAAAAGCAGCATCAGCCTGTACATTAGCTCCACAACTGGGACAGGTAGTGGTAGTTGGCAATGGTGTGTAGCAAGCTTCACACTGAACAGCAGCGTCTGGATTAGGATGATTGCAGTTTGGACAAATGATCATGAATTTAAGCCTTTGTCACTGTAAAGACAATAGTTGAGATAGGGAATCAGAGTTGTGAACCAGCAGCTGCATCTAGTAGCCATAATAATTCCCCTTGAGGTTTAATCAAGCGAGATGGATAGGTAAAATCATCTGCTACTTCAGCAAACACTTGGGATAAAGCAGGCCTTTTATTAGCACCAGTAGCTAAAAAGATCACACTTCTGGCAGCATTAATTAGGGGATAGGTGAAGGTAATACGTGGATTACCGTCTTTATTGCCCACAGTAACCAGGCGATCGCGCACTTGTAGAGCTTCCGTGTGGGGAAAGAGGGAGGCGGTGTGTGCATCATCACCCATACCCAGGAGGACCACATCCAAGGAAGGAAAGGTTCCCGGTGAGCAATGGAAAAATTCTTGTAGATGCTGTTCATACTTATTAGCATCCGCGACTGGATTGCCAGACAAGGTAGGTACGGCGTGAATATTAGTCTGTGGAATGGGAACCTTATTTAACCAGGCAATACGCGCCATTAATTCATTACTATCGGGGTGATTGGATGGTACATAACGTTCATCACCCCAAAAAACATGAATTTTATCCCAATCTAGATTCAAAGAGCCTATTGCTTCATATAAAGGTTTCGGTGTACTACCACCAGACAAAGCAATAGTAAATTGTCCTCGTTTTTGAATAGCATTTGCCAAACTGGATAATATCGCATCCTGAGCCCGTGCCACCAAACCTTGCAGATCCGGTAAAATTTCTACCCTTTTGTTCATGGCTTTATCATATTAGCTTCTCTTCCTTTCAGCATACACTCTCCACCCTAAACTATTCTCTTTGTCATTACTGTTAACCATTGACCGTTATTCCGCTTCCAAAAAGTTGTCCAAAATTGTCTATAAGTAAACAATTTTGGACGAAGTTAGTGGTTCATCTTCCAAGAATTATCTTTAATACTTTCGTTTGCTTTGAACAGATAGCAAGACAAAAGGAAGTGTCAAGACATATGTACAATTTATTTAAAAGCATTAAGTATTTTTCTTTTTGTGTTAAGAAGTATGAGTTTAGTCACTGTAGCTTAAATCCAGTTAGAAGCTAAATTATAGCATTTATTGCTATTTCAGCCATTTATTTAGCGTCATTCCCAAAAACTCTTCTAGTTGAGTCATACTGTTCAGATGACTGATAGTCACGTTCAATTCTTGATTTTTAGCGTCAACTAAACCTTTTTCAAAATTAATAATATCTGTCGTGGAAACATTGTTACCTGACTTCATTTTTTCCCTGGCACTATTCAGTCTTAACTCCGCTAAATTAGTTGCCTGTTTGGATAATTGAATTTGTGTAAAACTATCCCTAACATTACGAACCCTATTTCTCAGCTGCTCATTAATATCTACCCTAGTATTTGCTAAAGAGTATTCAGCTTGTTGCAAATTGACTTCACTTTTAAGTACGGCATTATCTTGAGAAAGATTACCAAACTCACGACTTAACACTAAAGATGATGTAAAATTACCCGAATCCCGCTGATGGGAAAAACTATTAAAGCCATAACGCAGATTCAATGTAAGGTCTAAACTTTGCTGATTTTTGGCCTCTGCTAAGGAGAGCTTGGCATTTTCTACAGCATTAACAGCAAAAAGATATCTGATATTATTATCTTCAGCCAATTTGATCATTTCCTCAAAAGTTGGCAAATTTAAACTGTCTGGGGGAAGAGGTTTTTCTACGGCAATTAGCATTTTCAAAGGTAGGTCTGTAAGTTTGGTTAGGCTAGCAATTGCTTCAGTTAAATTTGTTTTTACGTTAATCAAGTTAAATTCTTTTTGAGCAATATCAGCCTGACGTTGAATCAAATCATTTTTGGTAATTTTACCCTCTGTAAATAGAAGTTGTAATCTGTCAAGTTCTTCTTTGGCACTTGCAAAAGAAGCTTCCTCAATTTTTAATCTTTCTTGTGCTAACAAGAGATTCCTGTAGGTGACTACCGAATTTGTAATTGTTTGGGCAATAGAATTTCTAAAATTCAAGATATTAGTGCTTTCCGTTAGTCTAGCTCTCCTAATGTTTAAAGTGCTTAAATACACACCAAAATCTTTTAGTAAAGGTTGACTAATACTAAAACTAACATCTTGACTGAGAATATTTGGATCTGTTAAAGGTAAATAACTAGAGGAATCTTTGCTATACTGACCCTTCCAGACATTTTCTCCATTCCATCCTAAATTTAAAGAAGCACCAGTAGGCAGTTTCAAATTAATCCCAGCGCCAATACGAGCGGTTGTATTAGTTACTATATCTGTTTTTTGAGCGCTTGCGAATTCGGGTTCCCTCGCATTCAGGTTTAAAGATAGCTGGGGTCGTAGAGTGGGGCTAAATATAGACTCAGATTCAGATAATCGTGCCTTATCTACAATACGCTGCAGATAGGCTATTTTTACATCTCGATTATTTTGTAAAGTTAGATAAACCGCATCAACCAGTTTTAAAGGTATATCTTGATTAGGTTTACCCAACAATAATTGTATCTCAGGATTAACTTTTGGTA from Cylindrospermopsis curvispora GIHE-G1 harbors:
- the pgl gene encoding 6-phosphogluconolactonase, whose amino-acid sequence is MNKRVEILPDLQGLVARAQDAILSSLANAIQKRGQFTIALSGGSTPKPLYEAIGSLNLDWDKIHVFWGDERYVPSNHPDSNELMARIAWLNKVPIPQTNIHAVPTLSGNPVADANKYEQHLQEFFHCSPGTFPSLDVVLLGMGDDAHTASLFPHTEALQVRDRLVTVGNKDGNPRITFTYPLINAARSVIFLATGANKRPALSQVFAEVADDFTYPSRLIKPQGELLWLLDAAAGSQL
- a CDS encoding M50 family metallopeptidase, giving the protein MKELKNLSTFLQSSNIESTGLSWLLGAAVTTAILWQLPMGDYILYPFTILATWFHEISHGLMSIILGGNFRELQIFSNGSGVAIYTIPSSFIPLVPALIAAAGPMGPPIAGAGLIMSSRSFNSASLSLKFLGIALLFSSLVWVRSWFGLITLPLLGLGVLWISLITSKWVQIFTVKFLGMQACISTYHQLDYLFSYNAGSLGISDTGQMQKYLLLPYWFWGGLIAVASFAIMAQSLIITYRKKNH
- a CDS encoding TolC family protein, which translates into the protein MINTNVFLLKTSFLSLCLVCFLPNLVKAQDVPSQQDLPKVNPEIQLLLGKPNQDIPLKLVDAVYLTLQNNRDVKIAYLQRIVDKARLSESESIFSPTLRPQLSLNLNAREPEFASAQKTDIVTNTTARIGAGINLKLPTGASLNLGWNGENVWKGQYSKDSSSYLPLTDPNILSQDVSFSISQPLLKDFGVYLSTLNIRRARLTESTNILNFRNSIAQTITNSVVTYRNLLLAQERLKIEEASFASAKEELDRLQLLFTEGKITKNDLIQRQADIAQKEFNLINVKTNLTEAIASLTKLTDLPLKMLIAVEKPLPPDSLNLPTFEEMIKLAEDNNIRYLFAVNAVENAKLSLAEAKNQQSLDLTLNLRYGFNSFSHQRDSGNFTSSLVLSREFGNLSQDNAVLKSEVNLQQAEYSLANTRVDINEQLRNRVRNVRDSFTQIQLSKQATNLAELRLNSAREKMKSGNNVSTTDIINFEKGLVDAKNQELNVTISHLNSMTQLEEFLGMTLNKWLK
- a CDS encoding FHA domain-containing protein, which codes for MIICPNCNHPNPDAAVQCEACYTPLPTTTTCPSCGANVQADAAFCGQCGYNLRSTPVVTEPTVVVTPTSVEVPPLVTPDPMLELLQSDPLGISTQPPTIYSVPPTLVSTPPEPVAGPILPIVPVPEPVVAPVLTASEPAPIPSVQLSPTQLQQVVGRLFHLQGNQEVELPQNLSVIHIGKPNDRIPPDIDVAGFSNSEIVSRIHADIRVEGDAYYIEDVGSSNGTYINNLPLLPGNRHRLRPGDRISLGKGDLVTFLFQLS